In uncultured Cohaesibacter sp., a genomic segment contains:
- the ligA gene encoding NAD-dependent DNA ligase LigA translates to MDRSSLREKPVDQLDADEAKAELAYLAEEIAEADRLYHGQDAPDLTDAQYDALRRRNSVLELRFPMLRREDSPSLLVGAAPSEKFAKITHAVPMLSLDNAFSDEDVSEFGARVRRFLGLGRNDALAITAEPKIDGLSASIRYENGALVYGVTRGDGTVGEDITANLKTIASIPHTLAGEDVPAVVEVRGEVYFPRSEFMALNERQAESGGKTFANPRNAAAGSLRQLDAEITRSRNLAFFAYAWGEASEPLAESQFEAVQKFATWGFTVNPLMRRHDSIEGLIAHYHEIEALRSSLDYDIDGVVYKVDRLELQGRLGFVSRAPRWAIAHKFPAEKAITRLLEIDIQVGRTGALTPVAKLEPVTVGGVVVSNATLHNEDEIVRKDVRVGDMVTVQRAGDVIPQIIGPVLDNKNERGKAFVFPTICPVCGSHAVREKKENGELDAIRRCTGGLVCRAQAVEQLKHFVSRNAMDIDGLGERQVSAFFEQGVIRNAADIFHLRDMDEKKGRGERLRDQDGWGPTSARNLFAAIDERRSVELHRFIFALGIRHVGETTGKLLARHYGSFAALREAMKAAGSADSDAWQELLGIDGIGATVARSIVEFFNEAHNEEVLDALLLEVTPQEAEAVKTDSSVSGKTVVFTGSLERLSRTEAKNQAESLGAKVSGSVSKKTDILVAGPGAGSKLKKAQELEITIMTEDEWIALIDG, encoded by the coding sequence GTGGATCGGAGTAGCTTGCGCGAAAAGCCGGTTGATCAATTGGATGCCGACGAGGCGAAGGCTGAGCTGGCCTATCTGGCCGAAGAGATTGCCGAGGCGGACAGGCTCTATCACGGCCAGGATGCGCCAGATCTGACAGACGCCCAGTATGACGCCCTGCGGCGACGCAACAGCGTGCTCGAACTGCGCTTTCCCATGTTGCGGCGCGAGGATAGTCCCTCCCTGCTCGTCGGGGCGGCACCTTCTGAGAAATTTGCCAAGATAACCCATGCCGTGCCGATGCTGTCACTGGACAATGCTTTCAGTGATGAAGATGTGTCCGAATTCGGCGCGCGCGTCCGACGCTTTCTGGGCCTTGGGCGCAATGATGCCCTCGCCATCACCGCCGAGCCAAAGATCGACGGGCTTTCGGCTTCCATCCGCTATGAAAATGGTGCGCTGGTCTATGGCGTCACCCGCGGAGACGGCACCGTGGGAGAGGATATCACGGCCAATCTCAAGACCATCGCCTCGATTCCGCACACGCTTGCGGGCGAGGATGTGCCTGCTGTAGTGGAAGTGCGCGGCGAGGTCTATTTCCCGCGTTCGGAATTCATGGCGCTGAATGAGCGACAGGCAGAGAGTGGCGGCAAGACCTTTGCCAATCCGCGCAATGCTGCGGCCGGTTCGCTGCGACAGCTGGATGCCGAAATCACCCGCTCGCGCAATCTGGCCTTTTTCGCCTATGCCTGGGGCGAGGCCAGCGAGCCGCTGGCGGAAAGCCAGTTTGAAGCGGTGCAGAAATTCGCAACATGGGGCTTTACGGTCAATCCGCTGATGCGTCGCCATGACAGCATCGAGGGGCTGATCGCGCATTATCACGAGATCGAGGCGCTGCGCTCTTCGCTCGATTATGACATTGATGGCGTTGTCTACAAGGTGGACCGGCTGGAGCTGCAGGGGCGGCTTGGCTTCGTCTCACGGGCGCCGCGCTGGGCGATTGCCCATAAATTCCCCGCCGAGAAGGCCATTACGCGGCTGCTGGAAATCGATATTCAGGTGGGCCGCACCGGTGCGCTGACCCCGGTTGCCAAGCTGGAACCGGTCACGGTGGGGGGCGTGGTGGTTTCCAACGCGACCCTGCATAACGAGGACGAAATTGTCCGCAAGGATGTGCGCGTTGGCGATATGGTCACCGTGCAGCGGGCTGGCGACGTCATTCCGCAAATTATCGGTCCTGTGCTGGATAACAAAAACGAACGCGGGAAGGCATTTGTCTTTCCCACCATTTGCCCTGTCTGCGGCTCTCATGCGGTGCGCGAGAAGAAAGAGAATGGCGAGCTTGATGCCATCAGGCGCTGCACCGGCGGGCTTGTCTGTCGGGCGCAGGCGGTGGAGCAGCTCAAGCATTTCGTCTCGCGCAATGCCATGGATATTGATGGTCTGGGCGAGAGGCAGGTCAGTGCCTTTTTCGAGCAGGGCGTGATCCGCAATGCCGCCGATATTTTCCATTTGCGTGACATGGACGAAAAGAAAGGGCGGGGCGAACGGCTGCGTGATCAGGATGGCTGGGGGCCGACCTCGGCGCGCAATCTGTTTGCGGCCATTGACGAGCGCCGGTCCGTTGAGCTGCATCGCTTCATCTTTGCGCTTGGCATTCGCCATGTGGGGGAAACGACGGGCAAATTGCTCGCGCGCCACTATGGCAGTTTTGCCGCTCTCAGGGAGGCCATGAAAGCGGCTGGCAGTGCGGATAGCGACGCCTGGCAGGAATTGCTGGGGATCGATGGCATCGGCGCCACCGTGGCGCGTAGCATCGTTGAATTCTTCAATGAGGCCCATAACGAGGAAGTGCTAGACGCGCTTTTACTGGAGGTTACGCCACAGGAGGCTGAGGCGGTGAAAACCGACAGTTCCGTTTCCGGCAAGACGGTTGTCTTCACCGGCAGTCTTGAGCGGCTTTCCCGGACGGAAGCGAAAAATCAGGCCGAGAGTCTGGGGGCCAAGGTTTCCGGCTCCGTATCCAAGAAGACTGACATATTGGTGGCAGGACCCGGGGCAGGGTCCAAGCTGAAGAAGGCGCAGGAGCTGGAGATTACCATCATGACCGAAGATGAGTGGATTGCGCTCATTGACGGCTGA
- the recN gene encoding DNA repair protein RecN: MLASLSIRDIVLIDRLDLEFGDGMTVLTGETGAGKSILLDSLSLALGGRGDGGLVRAGEKQGQVVAMFDIVPSHPVFALLAEQGLDHDGDLVLRRVQNADGRTRAYVNDQPVSAGMLRQIGEGLVEIHGQHDDRALVDASEHRVLLDAFGGLQDDLEGVRSRYKAWRKAERDLATLEKTIEEARKEADYLTASVEELGAFSPIAGEEEELAARRTVMMQSEKIATDLNEAFEVLDGNGSPIPTLASMMRRLERKTEQMPGLLEPTLAHLNNALNALEEARSSLEDAQRQTDFDPRELEMIEERLFALRALSRKHKVSGDELVGLLARMRSELDALDHGEERLVALHAAAGETKVAYDKAASALSKRRASVAKDLIKKVMAELPSLKLEAARFLVNHDSDAEGRSEEGIDQIEFWVQTNPGTRPGPMMKVASGGELSRFLLALKVAMADKGSAPTLVFDEIDTGVGGAVADAIGRRLARLAENVQVLSVTHAPQVASRATAHMRIAKNSVKGEDRVATGVTVIDGNHREEEIARMLAGEVISDEARAAARRLISGKTTGA; the protein is encoded by the coding sequence ATGCTCGCCTCGCTCTCAATTCGCGATATTGTATTGATTGACCGCCTCGATCTGGAATTCGGCGATGGCATGACTGTTTTGACCGGGGAAACCGGTGCCGGTAAGTCCATTCTGCTCGATTCCCTGTCGCTTGCTCTGGGTGGGCGGGGCGACGGTGGGCTGGTCCGTGCCGGAGAGAAGCAGGGGCAGGTGGTTGCGATGTTCGATATCGTGCCTTCCCACCCGGTTTTTGCGCTTCTGGCCGAGCAGGGGCTGGATCATGACGGAGATCTGGTTCTCAGGCGCGTGCAGAATGCCGACGGGCGTACCCGCGCCTATGTCAATGACCAGCCGGTGAGTGCCGGGATGCTGCGCCAGATTGGCGAAGGTCTGGTCGAAATTCACGGACAACATGACGACCGCGCCCTTGTGGATGCGTCCGAGCACAGGGTGCTGCTGGATGCCTTTGGTGGCTTGCAGGATGATCTGGAAGGCGTGCGCAGCCGCTACAAGGCATGGCGCAAGGCGGAGCGGGATCTGGCAACGCTGGAAAAGACCATTGAGGAAGCCCGCAAGGAAGCTGATTATCTGACGGCTTCGGTCGAGGAACTCGGTGCTTTCTCTCCCATTGCCGGGGAAGAGGAAGAGCTGGCGGCCCGCCGCACGGTGATGATGCAGTCTGAAAAGATTGCCACTGACCTTAACGAGGCCTTCGAAGTGCTGGACGGCAATGGTTCGCCGATACCGACACTGGCCAGCATGATGCGGCGGCTTGAACGCAAGACCGAGCAGATGCCGGGCTTGCTTGAACCCACTCTGGCCCATCTCAATAATGCCCTCAATGCATTGGAGGAAGCGCGCAGCAGTCTGGAGGATGCCCAGCGGCAAACGGATTTTGATCCGCGCGAGCTGGAAATGATCGAAGAGCGGCTGTTTGCCCTGCGGGCCTTGTCTCGCAAGCATAAGGTGTCCGGCGATGAGCTTGTCGGTCTGCTTGCGCGTATGCGCTCGGAGCTGGATGCGCTTGACCATGGCGAGGAGCGACTGGTTGCTCTTCATGCAGCGGCCGGCGAGACCAAGGTGGCCTATGACAAGGCGGCTTCGGCCCTCAGCAAGCGCCGCGCCAGCGTGGCCAAGGATCTGATCAAGAAGGTTATGGCCGAGCTGCCCTCGCTCAAACTGGAAGCGGCGCGGTTTCTGGTCAATCATGACAGCGACGCAGAAGGCCGGAGCGAAGAGGGGATCGACCAGATCGAATTCTGGGTGCAGACCAACCCGGGTACGCGCCCCGGCCCGATGATGAAGGTGGCCTCGGGTGGCGAGCTGTCGCGTTTCCTGTTGGCGCTGAAGGTTGCCATGGCCGACAAGGGCTCGGCTCCGACGCTGGTGTTTGATGAAATCGATACCGGGGTCGGTGGGGCCGTTGCCGATGCGATTGGTCGTCGTCTGGCGCGTCTGGCCGAGAATGTGCAGGTGCTGTCGGTCACCCATGCGCCGCAGGTGGCGTCCCGCGCCACTGCGCATATGAGGATTGCCAAAAATTCCGTCAAGGGCGAAGACCGCGTGGCGACGGGCGTCACGGTGATCGATGGCAATCATCGCGAAGAAGAGATTGCCCGCATGCTGGCTGGTGAAGTGATTTCGGATGAGGCTCGGGCAGCGGCTCGGCGACTTATCTCTGGCAAGACAACAGGAGCATGA
- a CDS encoding outer membrane protein assembly factor BamD has product MDFLFAKRIWFGLALIAVSGLGACASKDPSDLAFEEIPAEKLYAEGLVAMESGDRKEANKKFEELDRQHPYSNYARRSMILTAYAHYKSGQYTECISAAQRFLTLFPGDEDVPYAYYLIGQSYFNQIPDVTRDQETTQKALQAMNELVQNYPDSEYTEDARRKIRVTQDQLAGKEMQVARYYLERKEYIAAINRFKVVVTDYQTTRQVEEALMRLAEAYLALGITHEAQTAVAVLGHNYPDSKWYKMAYSMLNKGGYEPEINKGSWMSRILS; this is encoded by the coding sequence ATGGATTTTCTTTTCGCAAAACGGATCTGGTTCGGGCTGGCACTTATCGCAGTTTCCGGTTTGGGCGCCTGCGCTAGCAAGGATCCATCTGATCTTGCCTTTGAGGAAATTCCTGCCGAGAAGCTCTATGCTGAAGGGCTTGTCGCCATGGAGAGTGGCGATCGCAAGGAAGCCAACAAGAAGTTTGAGGAGCTGGATCGTCAGCATCCCTATTCAAACTATGCGCGTCGCTCCATGATCTTGACCGCTTATGCGCATTACAAGAGCGGGCAATATACCGAGTGCATTTCTGCTGCCCAGCGTTTCCTTACGCTGTTTCCCGGCGATGAAGATGTGCCCTATGCCTATTATCTGATCGGCCAGTCCTATTTCAATCAGATCCCTGATGTAACGCGCGATCAGGAAACCACTCAGAAAGCGCTGCAGGCGATGAATGAGCTGGTTCAGAATTATCCTGATTCCGAATATACCGAGGATGCAAGACGCAAGATCCGGGTGACGCAGGATCAGCTGGCAGGCAAGGAAATGCAGGTCGCGCGCTACTATCTGGAGCGCAAGGAATATATCGCGGCGATTAACCGCTTCAAGGTTGTCGTGACCGATTATCAGACCACACGTCAGGTTGAAGAAGCCCTGATGCGTCTGGCCGAGGCCTATCTCGCCCTTGGCATCACCCATGAAGCTCAGACCGCTGTTGCCGTTCTGGGGCATAACTATCCTGACAGCAAATGGTACAAGATGGCCTATAGCATGCTGAACAAGGGTGGCTATGAACCGGAAATCAACAAAGGCTCGTGGATGTCCCGCATTCTGAGCTAG
- the lpxC gene encoding UDP-3-O-acyl-N-acetylglucosamine deacetylase: protein MAKLLNAKQTTLKDRVVVSGVGVHSGKPVEMILHPADANSGVTFLRVDREKKTELEIKGDYSSVIDTRLCTIIGHPEKGMVATIEHLMAAFRGYGVDNVLVEIDGDEVPVMDGSARAYIDAIDQVGLKELPYSRRYIRVLKPVRVQNGDSVGELLPYEGQRFDVTIDFDSKAIGVQHFDGEMTPDIFKREISLARTFGFMSDVERLWAAGYALGSSLENSVVIDDEQKIVNPDGLRYGDEFVRHKTLDAVGDLSLAGAPLLAHYRSFKGGHKLNFNMLEALFADDSNWEWVEAEPVFRKSARVGSAVEAATVRIALGPETN from the coding sequence ATGGCCAAACTGTTAAACGCCAAGCAAACCACATTGAAAGATCGTGTTGTGGTTTCCGGTGTCGGTGTACATAGCGGCAAACCTGTCGAAATGATTCTACACCCGGCCGATGCCAATTCCGGCGTTACCTTCCTGCGCGTGGATCGCGAGAAGAAGACAGAGCTTGAAATCAAGGGTGATTATTCTTCCGTTATCGACACGCGGCTGTGCACCATCATTGGCCATCCCGAGAAGGGCATGGTAGCAACGATAGAACATCTCATGGCTGCCTTTCGCGGTTATGGCGTGGATAATGTTCTGGTTGAAATCGATGGCGATGAAGTGCCGGTCATGGATGGCAGCGCCAGAGCCTATATCGATGCCATCGATCAGGTGGGCCTCAAGGAACTTCCCTATTCGCGCCGCTATATCCGAGTGTTGAAGCCGGTTCGCGTGCAGAATGGTGATTCCGTCGGTGAGCTGCTGCCTTATGAAGGTCAGCGTTTCGATGTGACCATCGATTTTGACAGCAAGGCAATCGGGGTACAGCATTTCGACGGTGAAATGACCCCGGACATTTTCAAGCGTGAAATCAGTCTGGCCCGCACCTTCGGCTTCATGTCCGATGTCGAGCGTCTCTGGGCTGCGGGTTATGCGCTTGGGTCTTCGCTGGAAAATTCCGTTGTCATTGATGACGAGCAGAAGATCGTCAATCCGGACGGGCTGCGCTATGGCGACGAGTTCGTGCGCCACAAGACACTGGATGCCGTTGGCGATCTGTCGCTGGCTGGTGCACCTTTGCTGGCGCATTACCGCTCCTTCAAGGGCGGGCACAAGCTCAACTTCAATATGCTCGAGGCGCTTTTTGCCGATGACAGCAATTGGGAGTGGGTGGAAGCCGAGCCTGTCTTTCGCAAATCTGCGCGTGTTGGCTCTGCTGTGGAAGCTGCCACCGTTCGCATCGCCTTGGGGCCGGAAACCAATTAA
- the ftsZ gene encoding cell division protein FtsZ, which yields MTINLKMPDITELKPRITVFGVGGAGGNAVNNMIDTGLMGVDFVVANTDAQALSLSRAERLVQMGVAVTEGLGAGSQPEVGRAAAEEVIDEINDHLDGSHMVFITAGMGGGTGTGAAPVIARAAREQGILTVGVVTKPFHFEGQRRMRLAEAGIEDLQKNVDTLIVIPNQNLFRIANEKTTFADAFSMADEVLYSGVACITDLMVKEGLINLDFADVRSVMRAMGKAMMGTGEASGEGRALAAAEAAIANPLLDDISMKGAQGLLISITGGKDLTLFEVDEAATRIREEVDEDANIILGATFDENMEGMIRVSVVATGIDQIMSETVVPADQRMKELSDRLRATTAPAAAPVREEPKQMDMAQPSGKSPAQKEAAPVAKQQESIASQFEVREPAYARPSEQDPAVSIAPFKPEAASDPVVDEEFEAPKAIHEETVDAATPFIPPAAEVPENLHRPMPSVDELPPMIQRELAALRNREELTEHHDDENRPMSLLKRLAAVGLGRREDELDGEHYDARHAPQAQQARAPQQHHMGGHDMPVMPRMSAPAAPQAPMSSVNGMPASGSPLNEFAPRPQQQMQRPMPNAGYQPQQGQLDAQGRTITNAGQQAPRISEEDQVEIPAFLRRQSR from the coding sequence ATGACCATCAATTTGAAGATGCCCGATATTACCGAATTGAAACCGAGAATTACGGTCTTCGGTGTCGGTGGTGCTGGCGGTAACGCAGTGAATAATATGATTGACACCGGCTTGATGGGCGTCGATTTTGTGGTTGCCAATACGGATGCCCAGGCGTTGAGCCTGTCGCGGGCAGAACGTCTTGTCCAGATGGGTGTCGCGGTCACCGAAGGGCTCGGTGCCGGATCTCAGCCTGAAGTCGGGCGTGCTGCTGCTGAAGAAGTGATCGATGAAATCAACGATCATCTCGATGGCTCCCATATGGTTTTCATCACCGCAGGTATGGGCGGTGGTACCGGTACGGGCGCTGCCCCCGTTATCGCTCGTGCAGCACGTGAGCAGGGTATCCTGACCGTTGGTGTCGTTACCAAGCCATTCCACTTCGAAGGACAGCGCCGCATGCGGCTGGCTGAAGCCGGGATCGAAGATCTGCAAAAGAATGTCGATACGCTGATCGTCATCCCGAACCAGAATCTGTTCCGCATCGCCAACGAGAAAACAACCTTCGCCGATGCCTTCTCGATGGCAGACGAAGTGCTCTACTCAGGTGTTGCCTGCATCACCGATCTGATGGTCAAGGAAGGTCTCATCAATCTGGACTTTGCTGATGTACGCTCGGTCATGCGTGCAATGGGCAAGGCGATGATGGGGACCGGCGAAGCATCCGGCGAAGGCCGTGCGCTTGCTGCTGCCGAAGCAGCCATTGCCAATCCGCTTCTGGACGATATCTCCATGAAGGGTGCTCAGGGGCTGCTCATTTCCATCACCGGCGGCAAGGATCTGACCCTGTTTGAAGTGGACGAAGCTGCGACCCGTATTCGCGAGGAAGTGGATGAGGATGCCAACATCATTCTCGGCGCCACATTCGATGAGAATATGGAAGGCATGATCCGAGTTTCCGTTGTTGCCACCGGCATCGACCAGATCATGTCCGAGACCGTTGTTCCTGCCGATCAGCGCATGAAGGAACTGTCTGACCGTCTGCGTGCCACGACCGCTCCTGCGGCCGCTCCGGTTCGTGAAGAGCCAAAGCAGATGGATATGGCTCAGCCTTCCGGCAAAAGCCCTGCACAGAAAGAGGCCGCTCCTGTTGCCAAGCAGCAGGAAAGCATTGCCTCCCAGTTTGAAGTGCGCGAGCCGGCTTATGCCCGTCCTTCCGAACAGGATCCTGCCGTTTCCATCGCTCCTTTCAAGCCGGAAGCTGCAAGCGACCCTGTCGTTGATGAGGAATTCGAAGCGCCAAAAGCCATCCATGAAGAAACTGTTGATGCTGCAACGCCTTTCATTCCGCCTGCAGCAGAGGTTCCGGAAAATCTGCATCGTCCGATGCCGTCCGTTGATGAGCTGCCTCCTATGATCCAGCGTGAGCTGGCCGCTCTGCGCAATCGCGAAGAGCTTACCGAGCATCATGATGATGAAAATCGTCCGATGAGCCTGCTCAAGCGCCTTGCTGCAGTTGGTCTTGGTCGCCGTGAAGATGAGCTGGATGGGGAGCATTATGATGCTCGTCATGCGCCTCAGGCTCAGCAGGCCCGTGCCCCTCAGCAGCATCACATGGGTGGTCATGACATGCCCGTCATGCCGCGCATGAGTGCTCCGGCTGCGCCTCAGGCTCCGATGTCCTCGGTCAATGGTATGCCTGCTTCCGGGTCGCCGCTCAATGAGTTCGCACCTCGCCCGCAGCAGCAGATGCAGCGCCCGATGCCAAATGCCGGTTATCAGCCGCAGCAGGGTCAGCTGGATGCGCAGGGTCGTACTATTACGAATGCTGGTCAGCAGGCTCCGAGAATCAGCGAAGAGGATCAGGTTGAAATTCCTGCATTTCTTCGTCGTCAGTCCCGGTAA
- the ftsA gene encoding cell division protein FtsA: MNASWGKRDARGLMHKRSQIITILDVGSTKLCCMIARLVPRPQSEALPHRTHTIQVLGFGLHQARGIKSGVIVDLDQAENSIRLAVAAAETQADMTVQSLIVNVSCGRLKSDTLSASVSLSGHKVDEVDIRRVLQAGASHLLTIDRTVVHSMPIGYSLDGGKGIRDPRGMVGDDLAVDMHVVTAQTAPLKNLELCINRCHLDVAAMVATPYASGLACLVDDESELGVACVDLGGGTTSLSIFVNGQFVHSDAVAMGGHHVTMDLARGLSTRLADAERIKTLYGSALLSLSDDQELVAVPPVGDDDRDLLNQVPKASLTRIIKPRVEEILEVVRDRIEASGFAGHVGRRVVLTGGGSQLTGMAETARRILGRNVRLGRPLGVAGLPDIGKGAAFATAVGLMIYPQVAQIEQFEKVPVKPKLTGTDGYLSRMGQWLKESF, translated from the coding sequence ATGAATGCTTCATGGGGTAAACGGGATGCTCGCGGGTTGATGCATAAACGGTCCCAGATCATTACTATTCTCGATGTTGGTTCGACCAAGCTCTGCTGCATGATTGCGCGTCTCGTGCCGCGGCCGCAGAGCGAGGCGCTGCCGCATCGCACCCATACCATTCAGGTGCTCGGTTTCGGATTGCATCAGGCGCGCGGGATCAAGTCCGGCGTGATTGTCGATCTGGATCAGGCAGAGAATTCGATCCGTCTTGCGGTTGCGGCTGCCGAGACACAGGCTGACATGACGGTGCAGTCGCTGATCGTCAACGTATCCTGTGGCCGTTTGAAGAGTGACACTCTGAGCGCGTCGGTTTCACTGAGTGGCCACAAGGTGGATGAGGTGGATATACGTCGCGTGTTGCAGGCCGGGGCCAGCCATTTGCTGACCATCGATCGCACCGTGGTGCATTCCATGCCCATCGGCTATTCGCTCGATGGGGGCAAGGGCATTCGCGATCCGCGCGGTATGGTGGGCGATGATTTGGCCGTGGACATGCATGTTGTTACCGCCCAGACGGCGCCACTCAAGAATCTGGAATTGTGCATCAATCGCTGCCATCTGGATGTGGCTGCGATGGTGGCGACGCCCTATGCCTCGGGGCTCGCCTGTCTGGTGGACGATGAATCCGAGCTTGGTGTTGCCTGCGTTGATCTTGGCGGTGGCACGACCTCGCTTTCCATTTTCGTCAATGGCCAGTTTGTGCATTCGGATGCCGTGGCCATGGGTGGCCATCATGTGACCATGGATCTGGCGCGCGGTCTTTCGACGCGACTGGCTGATGCCGAGCGGATCAAGACCCTTTATGGCAGCGCGCTGTTGTCGCTGTCCGATGATCAGGAGCTTGTTGCTGTTCCTCCCGTGGGGGATGACGACAGGGATCTGCTCAATCAGGTGCCCAAGGCGTCCCTGACAAGGATTATCAAGCCAAGGGTTGAAGAGATATTGGAAGTGGTTCGTGACCGGATCGAAGCCTCTGGCTTTGCCGGGCATGTGGGGCGGCGCGTGGTGCTGACCGGAGGGGGAAGCCAGCTGACAGGCATGGCTGAGACCGCAAGGCGCATTCTGGGGCGCAATGTCCGGTTGGGGCGGCCTCTCGGGGTGGCCGGATTGCCGGATATCGGTAAAGGGGCTGCCTTTGCCACTGCGGTGGGGCTGATGATCTATCCGCAGGTTGCCCAGATTGAGCAATTTGAGAAGGTGCCGGTTAAACCAAAGTTGACCGGTACGGATGGCTATCTGTCCCGAATGGGGCAGTGGCTGAAGGAGAGTTTCTGA
- a CDS encoding FtsQ-type POTRA domain-containing protein produces MNQGKRAAPGKRRKSAPLDPRAYAYEQRRLPLYRRIIPLAEAWIPRGFGWGLSVGFLGVTILYGATIGGENQTTLEKASSVFGLKIEAVLISGQKEVSESDILRVMGITEDSSLLTFDAYDARKKLESMSWIEEATVQKLYPNKLQVVVREQKPFALWQRGEIVSVISYDGSVLTDRIAPEFARLPLVVGHGAQRQAASIFELLAQFPSIARKTRAVVYVSERRWDLYFKNGVQAKLPEIGVADALEKLLAFDEKGALSRKDITTVDMRLADRTFVRMSKDAAAKRRATLRTLGADIPQEVET; encoded by the coding sequence ATGAATCAGGGCAAAAGGGCCGCTCCGGGCAAGCGCAGGAAAAGCGCGCCGCTGGATCCGCGCGCCTATGCCTATGAGCAGCGTCGCCTGCCGCTTTACCGTCGGATCATTCCGCTCGCAGAAGCCTGGATCCCGCGCGGGTTCGGCTGGGGGCTGTCTGTCGGTTTTCTCGGCGTGACGATCCTTTATGGTGCCACGATCGGCGGTGAGAACCAGACCACGCTGGAGAAGGCATCCTCAGTCTTCGGGCTGAAGATCGAGGCTGTGCTGATTTCCGGCCAGAAGGAAGTTTCTGAATCCGACATCCTGCGGGTGATGGGCATTACCGAAGACAGCTCGCTGCTGACCTTCGATGCCTATGATGCCCGCAAGAAGCTGGAAAGCATGAGCTGGATCGAAGAGGCAACGGTTCAGAAGCTTTATCCGAACAAGCTGCAGGTGGTGGTGCGCGAGCAGAAGCCCTTTGCGCTTTGGCAGCGGGGCGAAATCGTTTCGGTCATCTCCTATGACGGTTCGGTTCTGACCGACCGCATTGCACCCGAATTTGCCAGATTGCCTCTGGTTGTCGGTCATGGTGCCCAGCGGCAGGCCGCTTCCATCTTTGAACTGCTGGCCCAGTTCCCCTCCATCGCACGCAAGACACGGGCTGTGGTCTATGTGTCCGAACGGCGTTGGGATCTTTATTTCAAAAATGGCGTTCAGGCCAAATTGCCCGAGATCGGCGTTGCCGATGCGCTTGAAAAGCTGCTGGCATTTGACGAGAAGGGCGCGCTTTCGCGCAAGGATATAACAACCGTGGACATGCGTCTTGCTGACAGGACTTTCGTGCGCATGAGCAAGGATGCCGCTGCCAAACGGCGGGCGACGTTAAGAACTCTGGGTGCAGACATACCTCAAGAGGTGGAGACATGA
- a CDS encoding D-alanine--D-alanine ligase — protein sequence MAKHVAVLMGGWSSERPVSLSSGKACADALEAAGYKVTRVDVQRDISTVLSELKPDVAFNALHGPFGEDGCIQGVLEILGIPYTHSGVMASSLAMNKEKSKEIMRAAGIPVAESRVVHRLEAAKAHILPPPYVIKPVNEGSSFGVLIVGKDQPHPPQELYSADWPYGDIVMVEHYVAERELTCAAMGDRALDIIDIVSNNNSFYDYDAKYAPGGSTHILPADLKPNIYQYIQSLTIKAHQALGCKGISRADFRYDESVGENGELICLEVNTQPGMTPTSLVPDMARHAGMEFEQLVSWMVEDASCDR from the coding sequence ATGGCAAAACATGTAGCAGTGTTGATGGGTGGCTGGTCATCCGAACGTCCGGTTTCGCTGAGTTCTGGCAAAGCCTGTGCAGATGCACTGGAAGCGGCCGGATACAAGGTGACGCGCGTCGACGTTCAAAGGGACATATCCACTGTTTTGTCAGAGTTGAAACCCGATGTGGCCTTCAATGCCCTGCATGGCCCATTCGGCGAGGATGGCTGCATTCAGGGCGTGCTGGAAATTCTCGGCATTCCCTATACCCATAGTGGCGTGATGGCCTCTTCGCTGGCCATGAACAAGGAAAAGTCCAAGGAAATCATGCGTGCTGCCGGAATCCCGGTGGCAGAATCCCGCGTGGTTCATCGACTGGAAGCGGCCAAGGCGCATATATTGCCGCCGCCCTATGTGATCAAGCCGGTCAATGAAGGATCGAGTTTCGGTGTGCTGATTGTCGGCAAGGATCAACCGCATCCGCCGCAAGAGCTTTATTCAGCCGATTGGCCATATGGCGACATTGTCATGGTTGAGCATTATGTGGCCGAACGCGAGCTGACCTGCGCTGCGATGGGCGACAGGGCGCTCGATATCATCGATATCGTTTCCAACAATAATAGCTTCTATGACTATGACGCAAAATATGCACCGGGCGGCTCGACGCATATTTTACCGGCGGATCTTAAACCGAATATTTACCAATATATTCAATCGTTAACCATAAAGGCTCATCAGGCACTCGGCTGCAAGGGAATATCCCGCGCCGATTTTCGCTATGACGAGAGCGTTGGAGAGAATGGCGAATTGATTTGTCTGGAGGTGAATACCCAGCCGGGCATGACGCCGACCTCCTTGGTGCCTGACATGGCAAGACATGCGGGCATGGAATTCGAGCAATTGGTTAGTTGGATGGTGGAGGACGCTTCGTGCGACCGATAA